In Rattus norvegicus strain BN/NHsdMcwi chromosome 3, GRCr8, whole genome shotgun sequence, a genomic segment contains:
- the Ttf1 gene encoding transcription termination factor 1 isoform X4 produces MRSKTEVSTVFPPHNTSGLKDECYTISGMEGGKFKTHTATLHKKKKWSSVSEKRLQKWPSQHLESEQPQVSVRKKRRRESQTPAQESLESEQPWKAKKKKKRRRESQTPAQESLESEQTPMSMLGKRRRESQTPAQENLESEQPWKAKKKKRRREYQTPAEESLESEQPWKAKRKKKKEKESQQLTSSLLKNSETFHKAKKTTAAHKKKKNSVWEVDMETGIILVDKENMENLLETSRKDVDIVYVDMSKGQRSAKVNETEELPMAETQKRDCRELHSDIRSKKNQKHPQKIAPQDAIQGTQPERISLPQSESLSPVDLEGKNTKIAVFCKKKSKKKVFRSQELEAVSESLVSSETIPESLDSAHHGGEDETEEEGESIKESHRIRKKSKKKKHKSVTLATSGDSVSVLDSTAESALVDSPEGSGTLREEDVDHGSTEAEAQARPTEKHRKEIQRTYPRRKQFGIS; encoded by the exons ATGCGCAGCAAGACGGAAGTCAGTACAGTATTTCCGCCTCACAACACTTCCGGGTTGAAAGACGAGTGCTACACTATCTCAGG GATGGAAGGGGGCAAATTTAAGACCCACACTGCAACTTtgcacaagaaaaagaaatggtcTTCTGTGTCTGAAAAAAGACTTCAAAAATGGCCCTCTCAACACTTGGAGAGTGAACAGCCTCAGGTATCTGTgcggaagaagaggaggagggagtcgCAGACACCAGCCCAGGAGAGCTTAGAAAGTGAACAGCCTTGGAaagccaagaagaagaagaagaggaggagggagtccCAGACACCAGCCCAGGAAAGCTTGGAGAGTGAGCAGACTCCAATGTCTATGctagggaaaaggaggagggagtcCCAGACACCAGCCCAGGAGAACTTGGAAAGTGAACAGCCTTGGAAagccaagaagaagaagaggaggagggagtacCAGACACCAGCTGAGGAGAGCTTAGAGAGTGAGCAACCTTGGAAAgccaagagaaagaagaagaaggagaaggagtccCAGCAGCTTACTTCTTCCCTTCTGAAAAATTCAGAGACCTTCCATAAAGCTAAAAAAACCACTGCTgcccacaaaaagaaaaagaatagtgtTTGGGAGGTGGATATGGAAACTGGGATCATTCTtgtggataaagaaaacatggagaaCCTGCTAGAGACTTCTAGAAAGGATGTGGATATTGTTTATGTTGATATGAGCAAGGGACAAAGGTCAGCAAAAGTGAATGAAACAGAAGAGCTGCCCATGGCTGAAACCCAGAAACGTGACTGTCGAGAGCTGCACAGTGATATCAGGAGCAAAAAGAATCAAAAGCACCCCCAGAAAATTGCACCCCAGGATGCTATCCAGGGAACCCAGCCTGAGAGGATCTCCCTGCCCCAGTCAGAGTCCTTGTCTCCTGTGGATCTAGAAGGCAAAAACACAAAAATAGCAGTGTTTTGTAAGAAGAAgtctaaaaaaaaagtgttcaggAGCCAAGAATTGGAGGCCGTCTCTGAGAGTCTTGTTAGCTCAGAGACTATCCCTGAGAGTCTTGATAGTGCACACCATGGAGGAGAGGATGAGACTGAAGAAGAAGGTGAGAGCATCAAAGAATCCCACAGGATCCGGAAAAAGTCCAAGAAGAAGAAGCACAAGTCTGTTACTCTTGCCACCTCTGGTGACAGTGTCTCAGTGCTGGACAGCACGGCTGAGAGTGCCCTCGTGGACTCACCAGAAGGGAGTGGTACTTTGAGGGAAGAGGACGTGGACCACGGGTCAACAGAGGCAGAAGCCCAGGCCCGTCCCACCGAGAAGCACAGGAAGGAGATACAGAG